The following are from one region of the Stigmatella ashevillena genome:
- the coaBC gene encoding bifunctional phosphopantothenoylcysteine decarboxylase/phosphopantothenate--cysteine ligase CoaBC produces the protein MDVSSLQGRRVIVGVGGGIAAYKACELVRELGRAGAQVRVAMTAAAQQFVTPLTFQALSGHAVLTDYFDPSQEGNFGHLDLARWAELFMVVPATADLLAKVRVGMAGDAVTTSLLAFRGPVVLAPAMNVAMWDNRKTQENVEALLSDPRFSMVGPGAGLLACGDVGEGRLAPVPDIVAAAAARFGQGPLAGKRVLLTAGPTREFLDPVRFISNPSTGKMGLALAEAARRMGAQVTVVLGPVGAVDRTGLEVVDVVSAEEMAREVLARVREADWFIASAAVSDWRPETRASQKVKKGETPEVLKLVRTPDVLAEASRLVAGSSRRPVLVGFAAETERVLEHARDKLERKGLDAIVANDVTVAGAGFGTETNQVTVLTRAGARKDLAGTKREVAQGILELLLSLAVPASGPLAPGQ, from the coding sequence ATGGACGTCTCGTCATTGCAGGGCCGCCGGGTGATCGTGGGGGTAGGCGGTGGCATCGCGGCCTACAAGGCGTGCGAGCTGGTGCGCGAGCTGGGGCGGGCGGGGGCTCAGGTCCGAGTGGCCATGACGGCAGCGGCACAGCAGTTCGTCACGCCGCTGACCTTCCAGGCGCTCAGTGGGCACGCGGTTCTCACCGATTATTTCGATCCCTCTCAGGAGGGAAACTTCGGGCACCTGGATCTGGCGCGCTGGGCGGAGCTGTTCATGGTGGTGCCCGCGACGGCGGATCTGCTGGCCAAGGTGCGGGTGGGCATGGCGGGGGACGCGGTGACGACTTCGCTGCTGGCGTTCCGTGGGCCCGTGGTGCTGGCCCCCGCGATGAACGTGGCGATGTGGGACAACCGGAAGACGCAGGAGAACGTGGAGGCCCTGCTCTCGGATCCGCGCTTCTCGATGGTGGGGCCGGGCGCGGGGCTCCTGGCCTGCGGGGACGTGGGAGAGGGGCGGCTGGCGCCGGTGCCGGACATCGTCGCGGCGGCGGCGGCCCGGTTCGGTCAGGGGCCGCTGGCGGGCAAGCGGGTGCTGTTGACGGCGGGGCCTACGCGCGAGTTCTTGGATCCGGTGCGTTTCATCTCCAATCCCTCGACGGGAAAGATGGGGCTGGCGCTCGCGGAGGCCGCTCGGCGGATGGGGGCTCAGGTGACGGTGGTGCTCGGCCCGGTGGGGGCGGTGGACCGGACCGGGCTGGAGGTGGTGGACGTGGTGAGCGCCGAGGAGATGGCGCGCGAGGTGCTCGCGCGGGTGCGGGAGGCCGACTGGTTCATTGCCTCCGCCGCGGTGAGTGACTGGCGGCCCGAGACACGCGCTTCCCAGAAAGTGAAGAAGGGGGAGACGCCCGAGGTGCTGAAGCTGGTGCGGACGCCGGATGTGCTCGCGGAGGCCTCGCGGCTGGTGGCGGGCAGCTCTCGGCGGCCTGTGCTGGTGGGATTCGCGGCGGAGACCGAGCGGGTGCTCGAGCACGCCCGGGACAAGTTGGAGCGGAAGGGGCTGGATGCCATCGTCGCCAACGATGTGACGGTGGCGGGGGCGGGCTTTGGGACGGAAACCAACCAGGTGACGGTGCTGACGCGGGCGGGCGCCCGGAAAGACCTCGCGGGCACCAAGCGTGAGGTCGCCCAGGGCATCCTGGAACTGCTCCTCTCCCTGGCCGTCCCGGCCTCCGGGCCCTTGGCGCCAGGGCAGTGA